A genomic stretch from Aquila chrysaetos chrysaetos chromosome 1, bAquChr1.4, whole genome shotgun sequence includes:
- the CNGA1 gene encoding cGMP-gated cation channel alpha-1, which translates to MKVGVIETHHSHTIVPSVVVQDTSEDPGPMDKGENRQGYLPGALAHYNINNNSNKDKEEKKKKKEKKSQKKKKDGETQKNKEKKEKNKNKDKSKKKENKEEKKKDIYIIDPAGNMYYNWLFCITMPVMYNWTMIIARACFDELQHDYLVVWFIIDYISDAIYVADMFVRTRTGYLEQGLLVKEEEKLQEKYKTSLQFKLDFLSIIPTDLLYFKLGLNYPELRINRLLRVARMFEFFQRTETRTNYPNIFRISNLIMYIVIIIHWNACVYYSISKAIGFGADSWVYPNTSDPEFARLTRKYVYSLYWSTLTLTTIGETPPPVRDSEYFFVVIDFLVGVLIFATIVGNVGSMISNMNAARAEFQARIDAIKQYMHFRNVSKDMEKRVIKWFDYLWTNKKAVDEREVLKYLPDKLRAEIAINVHLETLKKVRIFADCEAGLLVELVLKLQPQVYSPGDYICRKGDIGREMYIIKEGKLAVVADDGITQFVVLSDGSYFGEISILNIKGSKAGNRRTANIRSIGYSDLFCLSKDDLMEALTEYPDAKAMLEEKGKQILMKDGLLDIEVANLGSDPRDLEEKVTYMEKAMDRLQTKFARLLAEYEAAQQKLKKRLTQIEKILKPVIEQEFTDLEETDPFTDKPGVSKAE; encoded by the exons ATGAAGGTAGGAGTGATTGAGACCCATCACTCCCATACAATTGTTCCTAGCGTGGTAGTGCAAGACACCAGTGAGGACCCTGGACCGATGGACAAAGGGGAAAACAG GCAAGGGTATCTACCCGGTGCACTTGCACACTACAATATTAACAACAATAGTAATAAAGACAA agaggagaagaaaaagaaaaaagaaaagaagag tcagaaaaaaaaaaaggatggagaaacacaaaagaacaaggaaaaaaaggagaaaaacaaaaataaagataagtccaagaagaaagaaaataaagaaga gaagaagaaagataTTTACATTATTGATCCAGCAGGAAATATGTATTACAACTGGTTGTTTTGCATCACAATGCCTGTCATGTACAACTGGACCATGATTATTGCTAG AGCCTGTTTTGATGAGCTTCAGCATGACTATTTAGTGGTATGGTTCATTATTGATTACATTTCTGATGCCATCTATGTTGCTGACATGTTTGTACGGACAAGAACAG GTTACCTGGAGCAAGGTCTTCTggtgaaagaagaagaaaagcttcaaGAGAAATATAAGACATCTTTGCAATTCAAATTAGATTTTCTGTCAATCATACCAACTGATCTCTTGTACTTTAAGTTAGGACTGAATTACCCAGAATTAAGAATAAACAGACTACTCAGAGTAGCTCGGATGTTTGAATTTTTCCAGCGAACAGAAACAAGGACAAACTACCCAAATATCTTCAGGATCTCTAACCTCATCATGTACATTGTGATTATTATTCACTGGAACGCCTGTGTGTACTACTCGATCTCGAAAGCCATTGGATTTGGGGCTGACTCATGGGTCTACCCCAACACCTCTGATCCTGAATTTGCCCGTCTGACTAGAAAGTATGTCTACAGTCTCTACTGGTCTACACTGACCTTGACTACTATTGGTGAAACACCCCCTCCTGTAAGAGATTCTGAGTATTTCTTCGTGGTCATTGACTTCTTGGTTGGAGTATTGATTTTCGCTACCATTGTTGGTAACGTGGGCTCTATGATCTCCAACATGAACGCTGCCAGGGCAGAGTTTCAAGCAAGGATTGATGCAATCAAGCAGTATATGCACTTTCGGAATGTGAGtaaagacatggaaaaaagaGTTATAAAGTGGTTTGACTACCTGTGGACAAACAAAAAGGCTGTGGATGAAAGGGAAGTCTTGAAGTATCTGCCAGATAAACTAAGAGCAGAGATCGCAATTAATGTTCACTTGGAAACACTAAAAAAAGTTCGGATTTTTGCAGACTGTGAAGCTGGCCTGTTGGTTGAACTGGTTTTGAAACTCCAGCCGCAAGTATACAGTCCTGGAGATtatatttgcagaaaaggagatATTGGACGAGAGATGTACATTATCAAAGAAGGCAAGCTGGCAGTGGTCGCTGATGATGGAATTACCCAATTTGTGGTCCTAAGTGATGGCAGCTATTTTGGAGAAATCAGCATTCTTAATATCAAGGGTAGCAAAGCTGGCAATCGAAGAACAGCCAATATTAGAAGTATTGGATACTCGGACTTGTTTTGTCTGTCTAAAGATGATCTCATGGAGGCTTTGACAGAATATCCAGATGCAAAGGCtatgctggaagaaaaaggcaagcaaaTCCTAATGAAGGACGGGTTGCTGGACATTGAAGTTGCAAATTTAGGAAGTGATCCTAGAGATCTGGAAGAGAAGGTCACCTACATGGAAAAAGCAATGGACAGATTACAAACAAAGTTTGCCAGGTTGTTGGCTGAGTATGAagctgcacaacagaaactgaaaaaaagacttaCACAAATCGAGAAAATATTGAAGCCAGTTATAGAGCAAGAATTCACAGACTTAGAAGAAACAGATCCATTCACAGATAAACCTGGAGTGTCAAAAGCGGAATAA